From a region of the Candidatus Sulfotelmatobacter sp. genome:
- the topA gene encoding type I DNA topoisomerase, whose protein sequence is MAKPLIIVESPTKAKTIKKFLPARFVVKASVGHVRDLPKSTLGVDVENEFLPRYLTIKGKGDIIKELKAAAKTATDVYLATDPDREGEAIAWHLAELLKLENPKRIELHEITKDAALAALRDPHPIDMPRVNAQQARRILDRLVGYKISPLLWAKVRGGLSAGRVQSVAVRLIVDREREIRAFVPREYWTITAQLASEGSPIVFAADLYQVDGKKAEISTGEQAQAIVDAVTGAPFRVASVKTRETRRNPAAPFTTSTLQQEASRKLKFRVRKTMQIAQALYEGVDLGGSEGTQGLITYMRTDSTRIADSAREAAREYVVGRFGEAYHSGGRQFKVKEGAQDAHEAIRPTAAMRTPDSLAGILKRDEMRLYQLIWERFIASQMAPAVYDQTTVDIAATARYTFRATGSVLKFAGYTAVYEEGVDDAPADPAQNGKGAKRPLLPALAENEQLETKAIEPKQHFTEPPPRFTEASLVRALEENGIGRPSTYSAIVETIQARGYVEQIERRFQPTEIGEAVNDLLVEHFKEIVDLTFTASMESQLDALAEQGGDWGETAKLLGEFYGGFSKELEEAERKLPKVEQRDEPTDEVCPNCGKPMVIKTGRFGRFMSCTGYPECKTTKPILKDSGAICPKCGGMIAERRSRKGRTFYGCANYPKCDFVSWDKVAKERCAVCGDYVTEKTRRGGQVIYTCHTDKAHATGLGTAEDADEAELETV, encoded by the coding sequence GTGGCGAAGCCCCTGATCATCGTCGAGTCGCCGACCAAAGCGAAAACCATCAAGAAATTCTTGCCTGCGCGCTTCGTCGTGAAGGCGTCGGTGGGCCATGTCCGGGACCTCCCGAAGTCGACGCTCGGGGTCGACGTCGAGAACGAGTTTCTGCCGCGCTACCTGACCATCAAAGGGAAGGGCGACATCATCAAGGAGCTCAAGGCGGCGGCCAAAACGGCGACCGACGTCTACCTGGCGACCGACCCCGATCGCGAGGGCGAGGCGATCGCGTGGCATCTCGCCGAGCTCCTCAAGCTCGAGAATCCCAAGCGCATCGAGCTCCACGAGATCACCAAGGACGCGGCACTGGCGGCGTTGCGCGACCCGCATCCGATCGACATGCCGCGGGTCAACGCGCAGCAGGCGCGCCGCATCCTGGACCGGCTGGTGGGCTACAAGATCTCGCCGCTGCTGTGGGCCAAGGTGCGCGGCGGCCTGTCGGCCGGGCGCGTGCAGTCGGTCGCCGTGCGGTTGATCGTCGACCGCGAGCGCGAGATTCGGGCCTTCGTCCCCCGCGAGTACTGGACCATCACGGCGCAGCTGGCGTCGGAGGGATCGCCGATCGTCTTCGCTGCCGACCTGTATCAGGTCGACGGGAAGAAGGCCGAGATTTCCACCGGCGAGCAGGCGCAGGCGATCGTCGACGCCGTCACCGGCGCCCCGTTCCGCGTCGCGTCGGTCAAGACGCGCGAGACGCGCCGCAACCCGGCGGCTCCGTTCACGACCTCGACCCTGCAACAGGAAGCCTCGCGCAAGCTGAAGTTCCGCGTGCGCAAGACGATGCAGATCGCCCAGGCTCTGTACGAAGGCGTCGATCTGGGCGGGTCCGAGGGGACGCAGGGCCTCATCACCTATATGCGCACCGACTCGACCCGCATCGCGGACTCGGCGCGCGAGGCCGCGCGGGAATACGTCGTCGGTCGCTTCGGTGAGGCCTATCACAGCGGCGGCCGGCAGTTCAAGGTCAAGGAAGGCGCGCAGGACGCCCACGAGGCGATCCGCCCGACCGCGGCGATGCGCACGCCCGACTCGTTGGCCGGCATCCTCAAGCGCGACGAGATGCGCCTGTACCAGTTGATCTGGGAGCGCTTTATCGCCTCGCAGATGGCGCCGGCGGTCTACGACCAGACGACGGTCGACATCGCGGCGACCGCGCGCTATACGTTCCGGGCCACCGGCAGCGTGCTCAAGTTCGCCGGCTACACCGCCGTCTATGAGGAAGGCGTCGACGACGCGCCGGCCGATCCGGCGCAAAACGGCAAGGGCGCGAAGCGTCCGCTGCTGCCGGCGCTGGCCGAGAACGAACAGCTCGAGACGAAGGCGATCGAGCCCAAGCAGCACTTCACCGAGCCGCCGCCGCGCTTCACCGAAGCCTCGCTGGTTCGCGCGCTCGAGGAGAACGGCATCGGCCGTCCCTCGACGTACAGCGCGATCGTCGAGACGATTCAGGCGCGCGGCTACGTCGAGCAGATCGAGCGCCGCTTCCAGCCGACCGAGATCGGTGAGGCGGTCAACGACCTGCTGGTCGAGCACTTCAAGGAGATCGTCGACCTGACGTTCACCGCCTCGATGGAGTCACAGCTCGACGCGCTGGCCGAGCAGGGCGGCGATTGGGGCGAGACCGCCAAGCTGCTGGGCGAGTTCTACGGCGGGTTCTCCAAAGAGCTCGAGGAGGCGGAGCGCAAGCTCCCCAAGGTCGAGCAGCGCGACGAGCCGACGGACGAAGTCTGCCCGAACTGCGGCAAGCCGATGGTCATCAAGACCGGACGCTTCGGCCGGTTCATGTCCTGCACGGGCTATCCCGAGTGCAAGACGACGAAGCCGATCCTCAAGGACAGCGGCGCGATCTGCCCCAAGTGCGGCGGCATGATCGCCGAGCGGCGCTCGCGCAAGGGCCGCACGTTCTACGGCTGCGCCAACTATCCGAAGTGCGACTTCGTGTCGTGGGACAAGGTCGCCAAGGAGCGCTGCGCGGTGTGCGGCGATTACGTGACCGAGAAGACCCGCCGCGGTGGTCAGGTGATCTACACCTGCCACACGGACAAGGCGCACGCGACCGGCCTGGGCACCGCCGAGGACGCCGACGAGGCCGAGCTGGAGACGGTCTAG
- a CDS encoding dipeptide ABC transporter ATP-binding protein — translation MSAAIEPAAGAAVDDLVVVRDLKKYFPITAGLLQRHVADVKAVDGIDFEIRRGETLGLVGESGSGKTTAGRVILGLAPATSGSVTFAGRELIGLSRNELRPLRKEMQIIFQDPYASLNPRMTVGAIVREPLEIHGIAHGKAADARVQELLRLVGLQPYHANRYPHEFSGGQRQRIGIARALAVDPKFIVADEPVSALDVSIQAQVINLLQDLQQQLGLTYLFIAHDLSVVRHISNRVAVMYVGKIVELADRDRLYTNPLHPYTQALLSAIPIPDPAVERRRKRIILTGDIPSPVNPPSGCRFHTRCPVAFDRCSVQVPAFIEYEPGHRAACHWVEEHGGKAPDLSAGPAVISG, via the coding sequence GTGAGCGCCGCGATCGAGCCCGCGGCCGGCGCCGCCGTCGACGATCTGGTCGTCGTCCGCGACCTCAAGAAGTACTTCCCCATCACCGCCGGGCTGCTGCAGCGCCACGTCGCCGACGTCAAAGCGGTCGACGGCATCGACTTCGAGATCCGGCGCGGGGAGACGCTGGGTCTGGTCGGCGAGTCCGGTTCGGGCAAGACGACGGCCGGCCGGGTCATCCTCGGTCTCGCCCCCGCGACCTCGGGCAGCGTGACCTTCGCCGGGCGCGAGCTGATCGGGCTCTCGCGCAACGAGCTGCGTCCCTTGCGCAAGGAGATGCAGATCATCTTCCAAGACCCGTATGCGTCGCTCAACCCGCGCATGACGGTCGGCGCGATCGTTCGCGAGCCGCTCGAGATCCACGGGATCGCGCACGGCAAGGCGGCCGATGCGCGGGTCCAAGAGCTCTTGCGGCTGGTCGGGCTCCAGCCGTACCACGCCAACCGCTATCCGCACGAGTTCTCCGGCGGGCAGCGTCAGCGCATCGGGATCGCGCGCGCGCTGGCGGTCGATCCGAAGTTCATCGTGGCCGACGAGCCGGTCTCGGCGCTCGACGTCTCGATCCAGGCACAGGTCATCAACCTGCTCCAAGACCTGCAGCAGCAGCTGGGGCTGACCTACCTGTTCATCGCGCACGACCTCTCGGTCGTCCGCCACATCTCGAACCGGGTCGCGGTGATGTACGTCGGCAAGATCGTCGAGCTGGCCGATCGCGACCGTCTCTACACCAACCCGCTGCACCCCTACACGCAGGCGCTGCTCTCGGCGATCCCGATCCCGGATCCGGCCGTCGAGCGGCGCCGCAAGCGGATCATCCTGACCGGCGACATCCCCTCGCCGGTGAATCCGCCCTCGGGTTGCCGCTTCCACACCCGCTGCCCGGTTGCGTTCGACCGCTGCTCGGTCCAGGTGCCGGCGTTCATCGAATACGAGCCCGGACATCGCGCCGCGTGCCATTGGGTCGAAGAGCACGGCGGCAAAGCGCCGGACTTGAGCGCCGGGCCGGCGGTCATCAGCGGCTAG
- a CDS encoding ABC transporter ATP-binding protein: MALLEVHDLKTIFKTDDGDVAAVNGLSFSVEPGSTLGIVGESGSGKSVTSLSIMRLLASNGRVEHGRVLFKGEDLLKKSEAEMRRIRGRDIAMIFQDPMTSLNPVLTVGEQIAEATRLHLGLSKKDAVDKAIDMLRLVRIPAAEKRVRDYPHQFSGGMRQRVMIAMALSCDPAVLIADEPTTALDVTIQAQIIELMNEMQERLGSAIILITHDLGVVAETCENVLVMYGGNMVEYGSAQQIFDAPKMPYTVGLLESLPRLDQAGDRLVPIEGQPPNLLRMPPGCAFAPRCPQRMPICDEPVPLFDFGAGHVARCFLYDPRAEGQPKIAQPGIVP, from the coding sequence TTGGCGCTGCTCGAGGTCCACGACCTCAAGACGATCTTCAAGACGGACGACGGCGACGTCGCCGCCGTCAACGGGCTCTCGTTCTCGGTCGAGCCCGGCTCGACGCTCGGGATCGTCGGCGAGTCCGGCTCGGGCAAATCGGTCACCTCGCTCTCGATCATGCGCCTGTTGGCGTCCAACGGCCGGGTCGAGCACGGTCGCGTGCTCTTCAAGGGCGAGGACCTGTTGAAGAAGAGCGAGGCCGAGATGCGACGCATCCGCGGCCGCGACATCGCGATGATCTTCCAGGACCCGATGACCTCGCTCAACCCGGTCCTGACGGTCGGCGAGCAGATCGCCGAAGCGACGCGGCTGCATTTGGGCCTTTCGAAGAAAGACGCCGTCGACAAGGCGATCGACATGCTGCGGCTGGTGCGCATCCCGGCCGCCGAGAAGCGCGTGCGCGACTACCCGCACCAGTTCTCGGGCGGGATGCGGCAGCGCGTCATGATCGCGATGGCGCTCTCGTGCGACCCGGCGGTCCTGATCGCCGACGAGCCGACGACCGCGCTCGACGTGACCATTCAAGCCCAGATCATCGAGCTGATGAACGAGATGCAGGAGCGGTTGGGCTCGGCCATCATCCTGATCACCCACGACCTGGGCGTCGTCGCCGAGACCTGCGAGAACGTGCTGGTCATGTACGGCGGCAACATGGTCGAGTACGGCAGCGCCCAGCAGATCTTCGATGCGCCCAAGATGCCCTACACGGTCGGCCTGCTGGAGTCGCTGCCGCGCTTGGATCAGGCCGGCGACCGGCTCGTTCCGATCGAAGGCCAGCCGCCGAACCTGCTGCGCATGCCGCCGGGCTGCGCGTTCGCGCCGCGCTGTCCGCAGCGGATGCCGATCTGCGACGAGCCGGTGCCGTTGTTCGACTTCGGCGCCGGGCACGTCGCGCGGTGCTTCCTGTACGATCCGCGCGCCGAGGGACAACCGAAGATCGCCCAGCCCGGGATCGTGCCGTGA